From a region of the Sporosarcina ureilytica genome:
- a CDS encoding CotY/CotZ family spore coat protein, producing the protein MGCGRDDDFKRGCHHDSCICEVVRAIKRIQGVRDNDDCDDCITDCFISPLGGLVSPSRGRINTRVFMLLTDDGDPFKAMFKRSRRRRDRRDIRDSRDGEQGKERHCDRDSCFSVFFRVQNVFDNCCATLQVLEPRDENGRRVDILKNGKIDFDKLCDVEEFEATDSCITVDLKCFCGVQCIKDVHIDCDRDD; encoded by the coding sequence ATGGGATGTGGAAGAGATGATGATTTCAAAAGAGGTTGCCATCACGACAGCTGTATATGTGAAGTAGTTCGCGCTATTAAACGTATACAAGGTGTCAGGGATAATGATGACTGTGATGACTGCATTACAGACTGTTTCATATCACCACTTGGTGGTCTTGTAAGTCCATCACGTGGCCGCATTAACACACGGGTCTTCATGCTATTAACAGATGATGGTGATCCATTCAAAGCGATGTTCAAACGTTCTAGAAGAAGAAGAGACAGAAGAGATATTCGGGACAGCAGAGACGGTGAACAAGGCAAAGAAAGGCATTGTGATCGTGATAGCTGTTTCTCAGTCTTTTTCCGTGTACAAAATGTTTTCGACAACTGCTGTGCAACATTACAAGTACTTGAGCCACGTGATGAAAATGGAAGACGCGTCGATATTCTTAAAAATGGCAAAATAGATTTTGACAAATTATGTGATGTTGAAGAATTTGAAGCTACTGACTCTTGTATTACAGTTGACTTGAAGTGCTTCTGTGGAGTTCAATGTATTAAAGATGTACACATCGATTGTGATAGAGACGACTAA
- the spoVAE gene encoding stage V sporulation protein AE, with product MSMFITAFVVGGLICVIGQLLFDVAKLTPAHTLCILVVSGSILDGLGWYEPLIDFAGAGATIPITSFGNALTHGAMAEAEKHGLVGVLTGMFEVTSSGISAAILFGFIAAILFKSEGKN from the coding sequence ATGTCAATGTTCATTACAGCATTTGTTGTCGGAGGGCTAATTTGTGTAATTGGCCAACTATTATTTGATGTAGCAAAATTAACGCCAGCGCATACACTTTGTATATTAGTTGTGAGCGGTTCAATTCTAGATGGACTAGGTTGGTATGAGCCGCTTATTGACTTTGCCGGTGCAGGAGCTACAATCCCTATTACTTCATTTGGAAATGCTTTAACTCATGGGGCAATGGCTGAGGCCGAAAAACATGGTCTTGTCGGAGTTTTAACAGGAATGTTTGAAGTAACGAGTTCTGGGATTAGTGCAGCCATATTGTTTGGTTTTATAGCTGCAATCCTGTTTAAGTCAGAAGGAAAGAATTAA
- a CDS encoding GTP pyrophosphokinase, giving the protein MSQWSLFLEPYKQAVDELKVKLKGIRSQYNLEDVHTPVEFVTGRVKPLASIYDKTLEKNIPFVPSKELAAELPDIAGLRIMCQFVDDISAVVEILRKRNDLEIIEERDYISNRKASGYRSYHMIISYPVQTVRGEVKILAEIQIRTLAMNFWASIEHSLNYKYEGELPEEISLRLERAAEAAFRLDEEMSLIRDEIQDAQKYFSDYKETATRQRGKKQQKGERA; this is encoded by the coding sequence TTGTCCCAGTGGAGTCTATTTCTTGAGCCGTATAAACAAGCGGTGGATGAATTAAAAGTAAAGTTAAAAGGCATTCGTTCGCAATATAATTTAGAAGATGTACACACGCCGGTCGAATTTGTAACAGGGCGTGTAAAGCCGCTTGCCAGTATTTATGATAAAACCTTGGAAAAGAATATTCCATTCGTCCCTTCCAAAGAGTTAGCAGCAGAACTGCCTGATATTGCAGGGCTAAGAATTATGTGTCAATTCGTTGATGATATAAGTGCTGTTGTTGAGATTTTACGTAAACGCAATGACCTTGAAATTATTGAGGAGCGGGATTATATATCAAATCGAAAAGCTAGCGGTTATCGATCTTATCACATGATTATTAGCTATCCGGTTCAAACCGTTCGTGGGGAAGTAAAAATTCTCGCAGAAATTCAAATACGTACGCTTGCGATGAATTTCTGGGCTTCCATCGAACATTCATTGAATTATAAATATGAAGGTGAGTTACCGGAGGAGATTAGTTTGCGACTTGAACGTGCAGCAGAAGCAGCTTTTCGTTTAGATGAGGAAATGTCTTTAATCCGTGATGAAATACAAGATGCGCAAAAATATTTTAGCGATTATAAAGAGACAGCTACAAGGCAGCGTGGAAAAAAGCAACAGAAAGGAGAGCGAGCGTGA
- a CDS encoding GNAT family N-acetyltransferase, whose amino-acid sequence MYNVTIVSSQQELEDAFFVRRKVFVEEQGVPLSLELDEFDDTASHFVVYKGDSPIGAGRIRETSARIGKVERVCVLPKYRGLHLGKLIMQALENHGSQQGYEKIVLNAQSYAIPFYENIGYTITSPEFMDADIPHRAMEKIIKN is encoded by the coding sequence TTGTATAACGTCACAATCGTCTCGTCACAACAAGAATTAGAAGATGCATTTTTTGTAAGAAGAAAAGTTTTCGTTGAAGAACAAGGGGTTCCGTTAAGCCTCGAATTAGATGAGTTTGATGATACTGCAAGTCATTTTGTCGTCTATAAAGGGGATTCACCAATTGGCGCTGGAAGAATCCGCGAAACAAGTGCACGGATTGGAAAAGTCGAGCGAGTTTGTGTCCTTCCGAAATATAGGGGGTTGCATCTTGGGAAACTAATCATGCAAGCCCTTGAAAATCACGGGTCGCAACAAGGCTACGAGAAGATTGTTTTAAATGCTCAATCGTATGCAATCCCATTTTATGAGAATATTGGATACACCATCACTTCACCTGAATTTATGGATGCAGATATTCCACACCGTGCAATGGAGAAAATAATTAAAAACTAA
- a CDS encoding YjcG family protein, producing MKYGIVAFPSKELQDLANGYRKRYDPHYALITPHMTIKGVFEADDKEIEEVAKAIKRVTDKHGPFELNVTKVSTFAPITNAIYFKAEPNEKLVNLHQELNYNFFGDEPEYAFVPHVTIAQKLSSGEHDDIIGQLKMIGVNHSETIDRLHLLYQLEDGSWTVYETFRLEGKQ from the coding sequence ATGAAATACGGTATTGTAGCGTTTCCCTCAAAAGAACTTCAAGATTTAGCGAATGGATATCGAAAGCGATATGACCCACATTATGCGCTCATTACACCTCATATGACAATTAAAGGTGTTTTTGAAGCAGATGATAAAGAAATTGAAGAAGTTGCAAAAGCAATTAAAAGAGTAACCGATAAACACGGTCCTTTTGAATTAAATGTCACAAAAGTAAGTACATTTGCGCCAATTACAAATGCTATTTACTTTAAAGCTGAACCTAACGAAAAACTTGTAAACTTGCATCAAGAATTAAACTATAATTTTTTTGGCGATGAACCAGAGTATGCATTTGTTCCTCATGTTACCATCGCGCAAAAGCTTTCTTCAGGCGAGCATGACGATATTATTGGTCAATTAAAAATGATTGGTGTGAATCATTCTGAAACGATTGATCGACTACATCTACTCTATCAACTTGAAGACGGTTCTTGGACAGTATACGAGACATTCCGTCTAGAAGGAAAACAGTAA
- a CDS encoding RluA family pseudouridine synthase codes for MNTGFLKKKFVLQDSVPSHFGEEYVIRSLKTMVKVEVERFHLEFIVQEDGKLLRDFLAEKNISKRTLTAVKYDGGQLLVNGFERDVRVPLSIGDKVDVFFPPEKLSDGLLAEEGELNIVYEDEAILLLDKPAGKSTIPSLNHQFGTMANYVAGKFRREQIPSTVHIVTRLDHNTSGLLCIAKNRHIHHLFGIQMINATFKREYEAIVEGHVAKNDFLINEPIGRKEGSIIERIVRGDGQEARTNVRVIDRFEKNGEPFTHVALRLQTGRTHQIRTHMKWLGHPLAGDDLYGGTKHMISRQALHCTTLSFYHPVSGEEKVFVSEVPKDMKQLIMEN; via the coding sequence TTGAATACAGGGTTTCTAAAGAAAAAGTTCGTTTTGCAAGATTCCGTCCCTTCCCATTTTGGAGAAGAGTACGTAATTCGTTCATTGAAAACAATGGTTAAGGTGGAAGTGGAAAGGTTTCATTTAGAATTTATCGTGCAAGAAGATGGAAAGTTACTTCGTGATTTTCTTGCTGAAAAAAACATCTCAAAAAGAACGCTGACCGCCGTTAAGTACGACGGTGGTCAGTTACTCGTTAACGGATTTGAACGAGATGTAAGGGTACCCTTGTCGATTGGTGATAAGGTCGATGTGTTTTTTCCTCCTGAAAAGTTAAGTGATGGATTACTTGCAGAAGAGGGAGAACTGAACATTGTCTATGAAGACGAGGCGATTTTACTGCTTGATAAACCAGCGGGTAAAAGTACAATCCCTTCTCTAAACCATCAATTTGGCACGATGGCAAACTATGTAGCGGGAAAGTTTAGGCGGGAACAGATACCTTCTACCGTTCATATCGTTACGCGTCTTGACCATAATACTTCGGGACTCCTATGCATTGCTAAAAATCGCCATATTCATCATTTATTTGGAATACAGATGATAAATGCGACATTTAAGCGTGAATATGAAGCGATTGTTGAAGGGCATGTTGCAAAGAATGATTTTCTAATCAACGAGCCAATTGGTAGAAAAGAAGGAAGTATTATTGAAAGAATTGTTCGTGGCGATGGGCAAGAAGCTAGGACGAATGTACGAGTTATTGACCGCTTTGAAAAAAATGGGGAACCATTCACGCATGTTGCACTTCGTTTACAAACGGGAAGAACACATCAAATACGAACCCATATGAAATGGTTAGGTCACCCATTAGCTGGCGATGATTTGTATGGAGGTACTAAACATATGATTTCCCGTCAAGCACTTCACTGTACAACTCTTTCTTTCTATCATCCTGTGTCAGGTGAGGAGAAAGTGTTTGTAAGTGAAGTGCCTAAGGATATGAAACAACTTATTATGGAAAATTAG
- a CDS encoding lytic transglycosylase domain-containing protein: MNVQKMKVLMEINSLQSLGAVQSYTKQQPTSPLFTSMLGEMINQSTSSSLNTKSTVSTNPLTYTGMNHVFYPSTLSNLLTTSTQAPTSTIKNNTHDSKGYAHIIKKAADTFKLPERLISSVIQHESNFNSQAVSAAGAQGLMQLMPGTARFLGVKDSFNPEQNITGGAKYLRQMLDQFNGNIELALAAYNAGPGNVKKYGGIPPFKETQGYVKKVLNTFYK, translated from the coding sequence TTGAATGTTCAAAAGATGAAAGTTTTAATGGAGATAAATTCACTGCAATCTTTAGGTGCAGTACAATCATATACAAAGCAACAACCAACATCACCTTTATTCACAAGTATGCTTGGAGAAATGATTAACCAATCAACAAGTTCAAGTTTGAATACGAAGAGCACAGTAAGCACGAATCCATTAACCTATACAGGAATGAATCATGTGTTTTATCCTTCGACATTATCAAATCTTCTAACAACATCAACTCAAGCTCCTACTTCTACAATCAAGAATAATACTCATGATTCAAAGGGCTATGCACATATTATTAAGAAAGCCGCCGATACATTTAAGTTGCCTGAACGACTGATCTCGTCAGTCATTCAACATGAATCTAATTTTAACAGCCAGGCAGTAAGTGCCGCGGGTGCTCAAGGACTTATGCAACTTATGCCTGGTACTGCAAGATTTTTAGGTGTTAAAGACAGCTTTAACCCTGAACAAAATATTACTGGCGGTGCAAAATATTTAAGACAAATGCTGGACCAATTTAACGGCAATATAGAACTGGCACTTGCTGCATACAATGCTGGACCTGGGAATGTCAAAAAGTACGGTGGAATCCCCCCATTTAAAGAAACACAAGGCTATGTTAAAAAAGTTTTAAATACATTTTACAAGTAA
- a CDS encoding stage V sporulation protein AD — protein sequence MVVKGVLTFNSKPSIAATGVTVGPMERESPFIDMFDKIYDDERSNLVTNEQGHAKMIEDACMIALSKIDKVPSDADFLLIGDLVNQMTPSNFCASSLQIPYLGLFSACATSVSSLLMAALLTDTNLSTYAIAGAASQHNSVERQFRYPVEYGAQKPKTAQWTATAAGVAAITTHQAGLPSITKGTIGRVIDLGMTDPLNMGAAMAPAAIDTLQRHLKGHQVKEDDYDLIMTGDLGLTGFEIYKALAERQEITVSDNFRDAGAEFYGGNSNFQSGASGAGCSSAVYFTEVYSKMMAGTYKKVLLIATGALLSPLSYQQGENIPCIAHAVELTMK from the coding sequence ATGGTAGTAAAAGGAGTTTTAACATTTAATTCCAAACCATCGATTGCGGCTACGGGCGTAACAGTTGGACCAATGGAACGAGAAAGTCCATTTATCGATATGTTTGATAAAATATATGACGACGAACGAAGCAATCTCGTGACGAATGAACAGGGGCATGCAAAAATGATTGAAGATGCATGTATGATTGCGCTAAGCAAAATTGATAAAGTTCCAAGTGATGCAGATTTTTTATTAATAGGTGACCTCGTCAATCAAATGACGCCTTCGAATTTCTGTGCAAGTTCATTACAAATTCCATATTTAGGGCTGTTTTCAGCCTGTGCGACTTCCGTTTCTTCATTGTTAATGGCTGCTTTATTAACAGATACCAATTTATCAACCTATGCAATTGCAGGAGCTGCAAGTCAACACAATTCTGTTGAACGACAGTTTCGGTACCCAGTTGAGTATGGGGCACAAAAGCCAAAGACTGCTCAATGGACTGCCACAGCAGCCGGAGTCGCCGCAATTACAACCCACCAGGCGGGACTACCCTCAATTACAAAAGGGACGATAGGAAGAGTGATTGACTTAGGGATGACTGATCCACTCAATATGGGAGCGGCAATGGCGCCTGCAGCTATCGATACTTTGCAACGTCATTTGAAGGGGCATCAGGTAAAAGAAGATGATTATGATTTGATTATGACTGGAGATCTTGGTTTAACAGGATTTGAAATATATAAGGCATTAGCCGAAAGGCAGGAAATTACGGTTTCGGATAATTTTAGAGATGCCGGTGCAGAATTTTACGGTGGTAATTCAAACTTTCAGTCCGGAGCAAGTGGTGCGGGTTGTTCTTCTGCGGTTTATTTTACGGAAGTGTATTCGAAAATGATGGCCGGTACGTATAAGAAAGTATTATTAATTGCTACAGGGGCATTGTTATCGCCATTATCTTACCAACAAGGTGAAAATATTCCATGCATCGCGCATGCAGTTGAATTAACGATGAAATGA
- the prpE gene encoding bis(5'-nucleosyl)-tetraphosphatase PrpE, with protein sequence MKFDIIGDIHGCFDELVQLLQTLGYSLDTGIPVHPEGRKIAFVGDAMDRGPNSLKTLELMYRLQDKRELIYSPGNHCNKFYRFAKGNSVQLQHGIETTVAELHALPKDKQVDFLNRYQSFYESLPLYVNLNEGNLIIAHAGIRENLIGSKNRKKIRTFVLYGDITGEQLPDGRPVRRDWAFTYRGKPFIVYGHTPVREARFMNNTVNIDTGCVFGGKLTAIRYPEMEVVSVPSSLPFLSDRFTNFP encoded by the coding sequence TTGAAATTCGATATTATAGGTGACATACACGGCTGTTTTGATGAACTCGTACAACTTTTACAAACACTTGGCTATTCATTAGACACAGGTATTCCGGTTCACCCCGAAGGACGTAAAATTGCATTTGTAGGCGATGCAATGGATCGAGGTCCAAATTCCTTAAAAACACTCGAACTGATGTATCGACTTCAGGATAAAAGAGAACTTATTTATTCCCCGGGAAATCATTGTAATAAATTTTACCGTTTTGCTAAAGGGAATAGCGTTCAGCTCCAACACGGCATCGAAACAACAGTCGCAGAACTTCATGCTTTGCCTAAAGATAAACAAGTGGATTTTTTAAATCGTTATCAAAGCTTTTATGAGTCCTTACCATTATATGTCAATTTAAATGAAGGTAACTTGATTATCGCCCATGCCGGAATACGCGAAAACTTAATCGGTAGTAAAAACCGTAAAAAAATCCGTACCTTTGTATTATATGGCGATATCACGGGCGAACAATTACCAGACGGCCGTCCTGTTCGGAGAGACTGGGCATTCACATACCGCGGAAAACCGTTTATAGTTTACGGTCATACACCGGTACGGGAAGCTCGTTTTATGAACAATACTGTAAACATCGATACAGGTTGTGTTTTCGGTGGTAAGTTAACGGCTATTCGGTATCCTGAAATGGAAGTTGTTTCCGTGCCATCTTCTCTTCCTTTCTTATCTGACCGCTTCACTAATTTTCCATAA
- the spoVAC gene encoding stage V sporulation protein AC: protein MDEKKYAKIEQEISPKTPILRNVVAAFLTGGTICLIGQVISIFYMTYFDFTERTSSNPTVATMIFIAMLLTGFGQYKKIGQFGGAGAAVPITGFGNAVISAAIEHKSEGYVLGVGGNMFKLAGSVILFGVASAFIVALIKTILVKLGVASW from the coding sequence ATGGATGAGAAAAAGTATGCAAAAATAGAACAAGAAATTTCTCCAAAAACACCTATCCTTCGAAATGTAGTGGCCGCGTTCCTTACAGGTGGAACGATTTGTTTAATCGGACAAGTTATTTCCATTTTTTATATGACTTATTTTGATTTTACAGAACGAACTTCAAGCAACCCAACTGTGGCTACAATGATATTTATTGCGATGTTGCTAACAGGATTTGGCCAATACAAAAAAATTGGTCAGTTTGGAGGAGCAGGAGCAGCTGTTCCGATTACTGGATTTGGAAACGCCGTCATTTCTGCAGCAATTGAACATAAAAGCGAAGGATATGTGCTTGGTGTTGGCGGTAACATGTTTAAACTAGCAGGTTCCGTTATTTTATTTGGCGTTGCATCTGCATTTATTGTGGCACTCATTAAAACAATTCTTGTGAAACTAGGTGTAGCATCATGGTAG
- a CDS encoding globin codes for MMRKPLIPYEEIGAEKLSELIDLFYSKVAVHPDLYPIFPDDLTETARKQKQFMTQYLGGPNLYSEEHGHPMMKARHMPFPITPTRAEAWLSCMDEAMDEVELDENIRDFFFKRLILTAKHMVNKEDNQ; via the coding sequence ATAATGCGAAAACCTTTGATTCCATATGAGGAGATCGGTGCAGAAAAATTATCTGAACTTATCGATTTATTTTATTCTAAAGTAGCCGTTCATCCAGACTTATACCCGATTTTTCCTGATGACCTTACAGAAACTGCTCGTAAACAAAAACAATTTATGACCCAATATTTAGGAGGACCAAACTTATATAGCGAGGAACACGGGCACCCGATGATGAAAGCTAGACATATGCCATTTCCAATTACACCTACACGTGCTGAAGCTTGGTTATCATGTATGGATGAAGCCATGGATGAAGTCGAATTAGATGAAAATATCCGCGATTTTTTCTTTAAACGACTCATATTAACAGCAAAGCATATGGTAAACAAGGAGGATAACCAGTGA
- a CDS encoding NAD kinase yields MKYSIQSRNDKLSNQLMDEAIDYLKGFGFVYDNDEPDIVLSIGGDGTLLHAFHKYSYRLEDTAFVGIHTGHLGFYADWKPEEIEKLVISLARKEYDVIEYPLLDVTINYREKEESSQYLALNESSVKSPEVTLVMDVELNDKHFERFRGDGLCMSTPSGSTAYSKALGGAIVHPSLPTMQLTEMASINNRVFRTVGSPLILPAHHKCVLKPVKGPDFMVTIDHLQLLHKDVKSIEYRVSKEKVRFARFRPFPFWRRVRNSFIENNG; encoded by the coding sequence ATGAAGTACTCTATCCAATCTAGGAATGATAAATTATCCAACCAGTTAATGGATGAAGCAATTGATTATTTAAAAGGATTTGGATTTGTATACGACAATGATGAGCCCGATATCGTATTGTCGATTGGCGGGGATGGTACGTTATTGCATGCATTTCATAAATATAGTTACCGTTTAGAAGACACAGCTTTTGTGGGAATTCATACGGGGCATCTAGGTTTCTATGCGGATTGGAAACCAGAAGAAATCGAGAAACTCGTGATTTCTTTGGCTCGAAAAGAATATGATGTAATTGAATATCCATTGCTTGATGTGACCATTAATTATCGTGAAAAAGAAGAGAGTTCGCAGTATTTAGCATTAAACGAGTCGTCGGTTAAGTCACCGGAAGTGACACTTGTGATGGATGTTGAGTTAAACGATAAACATTTTGAACGATTTCGTGGGGATGGATTATGTATGTCAACCCCATCTGGATCGACGGCTTATAGTAAGGCGTTAGGGGGAGCGATTGTACATCCTTCTTTACCGACAATGCAGTTAACTGAAATGGCCTCTATTAATAATCGAGTGTTTCGCACGGTTGGATCGCCGCTTATTTTACCTGCACACCATAAATGTGTGTTGAAACCGGTGAAAGGGCCTGATTTTATGGTGACAATTGACCATTTGCAATTATTACATAAAGATGTCAAATCGATTGAATACAGGGTTTCTAAAGAAAAAGTTCGTTTTGCAAGATTCCGTCCCTTCCCATTTTGGAGAAGAGTACGTAATTCGTTCATTGAAAACAATGGTTAA
- a CDS encoding stage VI sporulation protein F — translation MNDSFFKKIESKTGVPMEEVFALANAIQFADFKDERQVRKIIRNVGKLAKKDISQQMEDELVRSIVNDGKAFNFADIENMLGR, via the coding sequence ATGAATGATTCATTTTTCAAGAAAATAGAGTCGAAAACGGGCGTTCCGATGGAAGAAGTTTTTGCGTTAGCAAACGCTATCCAATTTGCTGATTTCAAAGATGAGCGGCAAGTAAGAAAAATCATTCGCAATGTAGGAAAGCTTGCGAAGAAAGATATTAGTCAACAAATGGAAGACGAACTTGTTCGTTCAATTGTGAACGACGGAAAAGCTTTTAATTTTGCCGATATTGAAAATATGCTTGGCAGATAA
- the mgtE gene encoding magnesium transporter, whose amino-acid sequence MTERNPTNEEVIYDEESLIKSLETNDIMHFREYFLQLHPYDRATLYKKVEPEQRKKMYYYLSPKELAEIFELSEIDDNDYNVFLKEMDATYAAEMFANMFVDNAVDVLNELEKSQVVSYLTLMDKESATEIKALLHYEEFTAGSIMTTEYVVIPQDSTVRSAMTILRNAAPEAETIYYVFVVDDDERLTGVVSLRDLIIAHEDTFIHSIMNERVVSVLVSEDQEEVARTIKDYNFLAVPVVDFQQHMLGIITVDDIIDVLEEEASDDYSKLAAVADMTTFDKNSLSAAKKRLPWLLILLVLGMLTANLIGAFEETIAQVALLAAFIPLIAGTAGNSGTQALAVAVRGIATRDIEDESKFKLLLREAGTGLLTGLICAIFVIGLIFVWKQELLLGLLVGAAIFVSIFVATLSGSFIPLFMHKMKIDPAVASGPFITTLNDLVSTLIYLGLATTFISGL is encoded by the coding sequence ATGACAGAAAGAAATCCAACGAATGAAGAAGTTATTTACGATGAAGAAAGTTTAATCAAGTCATTGGAAACGAACGATATTATGCATTTTCGGGAGTATTTTTTACAACTTCATCCATATGATCGAGCGACACTATATAAAAAAGTAGAACCAGAGCAAAGGAAAAAAATGTATTATTATTTATCGCCGAAAGAGCTAGCAGAAATTTTTGAGCTAAGTGAAATTGATGATAATGATTATAATGTTTTTCTGAAAGAAATGGATGCTACTTATGCGGCAGAAATGTTTGCGAATATGTTCGTGGATAACGCGGTAGACGTTTTAAATGAACTGGAAAAGTCGCAAGTCGTCAGTTATTTAACGTTAATGGATAAAGAATCGGCAACAGAAATTAAAGCGCTTTTACATTATGAAGAATTTACAGCTGGATCTATTATGACAACCGAATACGTTGTCATTCCTCAAGATTCTACGGTACGTTCAGCAATGACGATTTTAAGAAACGCTGCACCTGAGGCGGAGACGATTTATTATGTCTTTGTCGTGGATGACGATGAACGTTTAACAGGTGTTGTATCTTTACGTGATTTAATCATTGCGCATGAAGATACGTTTATCCATTCCATTATGAATGAGCGGGTCGTGAGTGTACTCGTAAGTGAAGACCAAGAAGAAGTAGCACGCACAATTAAAGACTATAATTTCTTAGCTGTACCTGTTGTTGATTTTCAACAACATATGCTTGGTATCATTACAGTCGATGATATTATTGACGTGTTAGAGGAAGAAGCATCGGATGATTATTCTAAGCTTGCTGCAGTAGCGGATATGACAACTTTCGATAAGAACTCGTTGTCCGCGGCTAAAAAACGTTTGCCATGGCTGTTAATTTTACTTGTACTCGGAATGTTAACAGCAAATTTAATTGGGGCCTTTGAAGAGACAATTGCACAAGTTGCTTTGCTAGCCGCCTTTATTCCTTTAATCGCGGGTACAGCTGGAAATAGTGGAACCCAAGCGCTTGCGGTTGCGGTGCGTGGGATTGCGACACGTGATATTGAAGACGAAAGTAAGTTTAAATTATTATTGAGAGAAGCTGGCACAGGACTATTAACAGGGCTTATTTGTGCGATTTTTGTAATAGGACTCATTTTTGTTTGGAAACAAGAATTACTTCTAGGACTACTCGTGGGCGCTGCCATTTTTGTTTCGATTTTCGTAGCAACACTCTCGGGTTCATTTATTCCGCTATTCATGCATAAAATGAAAATTGACCCAGCGGTTGCATCTGGTCCATTCATTACAACTTTGAATGACTTAGTAAGTACACTAATATATCTAGGTCTAGCAACTACATTTATTAGTGGTCTTTAA
- a CDS encoding YjcZ family sporulation protein: MFGYNPCAGGYGVGGHGHGGHGCGRERKGNYYGGSAFVLIVVLFILLIIVGCSFV, from the coding sequence ATGTTTGGATACAATCCTTGCGCGGGTGGATACGGAGTAGGCGGTCATGGTCATGGTGGCCATGGTTGCGGACGTGAACGAAAAGGGAACTATTATGGCGGTTCAGCATTCGTTCTAATTGTTGTTCTCTTCATCCTGCTTATTATTGTCGGCTGTAGCTTTGTATAA
- a CDS encoding alpha/beta hydrolase: MKQGRIEEVSLFSEALGEDMQILIHLPYNYTPLYKYAVLIGSDGKDYIQYGRVGRVIDELIDEGEIEDVIYIGLPYKSVPERRRMYHPDGDKSEAYTRFLAHELVPYIDEHYPTYQIGAGRVLMGDSLAATISLLTATKYPNIFGKVILHSPYVDDVVLNKVNAVQDPSAISIYHVIGEDETEVKTQVDGIQDFLTPNRSLNQLIEEKGFPYFYEEFKGDHTWKHWQPDVRRAISMTFGY; encoded by the coding sequence ATGAAGCAAGGTAGAATTGAAGAAGTTTCTCTTTTTAGCGAGGCACTCGGTGAAGATATGCAAATTCTTATCCACTTACCTTATAACTATACGCCGCTTTACAAATATGCGGTACTCATCGGTTCAGACGGTAAAGATTATATTCAATATGGACGCGTTGGACGGGTCATTGATGAATTAATTGACGAAGGTGAAATTGAAGATGTTATTTATATTGGACTACCGTATAAAAGTGTTCCTGAACGTAGACGCATGTATCACCCAGACGGAGATAAGAGTGAGGCTTATACACGTTTTCTTGCCCATGAGCTCGTCCCTTATATAGATGAACATTACCCTACTTATCAAATTGGGGCCGGCCGTGTTCTAATGGGCGATTCATTAGCCGCAACGATTTCACTTCTTACCGCTACGAAATATCCAAATATATTCGGGAAAGTTATTCTACATTCCCCTTACGTAGATGATGTAGTCCTCAATAAAGTAAATGCCGTGCAAGACCCTTCTGCTATTTCTATTTACCATGTAATTGGTGAAGATGAAACAGAAGTGAAAACACAGGTTGATGGCATTCAAGACTTTTTAACGCCAAACCGTTCATTAAATCAACTAATTGAAGAGAAAGGTTTTCCGTATTTCTATGAAGAATTCAAAGGAGACCATACGTGGAAACATTGGCAACCGGACGTTCGACGTGCAATTTCTATGACTTTCGGGTATTAA